One region of Caldimonas thermodepolymerans genomic DNA includes:
- a CDS encoding LLM class flavin-dependent oxidoreductase — protein MIPFSVLDLAPIPQGSDAAQSFRNTLDLAQHAERWGYRRYWLAEHHGMPGIASAATAVLIGHVAGGTSTIRVGAGGIMLPNHAPLVIAEQFGTLASLYPGRIDLGLGRAPGSDPTTARALRRNLMSDPEEFPQDVVELMDYFAGSPRQPVRAVPGAGLDVPIWILGSSLFGAQLAAALGLPYAFASHFAPAQMMHAIELYRAQFRPSPQLDRPYVMLGFNVFAADTDEEARFLASSAQQSFVNLRSGRPTQLPPPVEGYLESLDEPRRALLQSILSCSAIGSPQTVREAMAAFIERTGADELMITSNIYDHAKRLRSYEIAAAVRDELTGR, from the coding sequence ATGATCCCGTTCTCCGTCCTTGATCTCGCTCCGATCCCGCAGGGCAGCGACGCCGCCCAGTCCTTCCGCAACACGCTCGACCTGGCACAGCATGCCGAGCGCTGGGGCTACCGCCGCTACTGGCTGGCCGAGCACCACGGCATGCCCGGCATCGCCAGCGCCGCGACCGCGGTGCTCATCGGCCACGTGGCGGGCGGCACGTCGACGATCCGCGTCGGCGCCGGGGGCATCATGCTGCCCAACCACGCGCCGCTGGTGATCGCCGAGCAGTTCGGCACGCTCGCCTCGCTCTACCCGGGCCGCATCGACCTGGGGCTGGGGCGCGCGCCGGGCTCGGACCCGACCACCGCGCGGGCGCTGCGCCGCAACCTGATGTCGGACCCGGAGGAGTTCCCGCAGGACGTGGTCGAGCTGATGGACTACTTCGCCGGCTCGCCGCGCCAGCCAGTGCGCGCGGTGCCGGGCGCGGGGCTCGACGTGCCGATCTGGATCCTGGGCTCCAGCCTGTTCGGGGCGCAGCTGGCCGCCGCGCTGGGCCTGCCGTACGCGTTCGCGTCGCACTTCGCGCCGGCGCAGATGATGCACGCGATCGAGCTGTACCGCGCGCAGTTCCGGCCCTCGCCGCAGCTGGACCGTCCTTACGTGATGCTCGGCTTCAACGTGTTCGCGGCCGACACCGACGAGGAAGCGCGCTTCCTCGCCAGCTCGGCGCAACAGTCCTTCGTGAACCTGCGCAGCGGCCGGCCCACGCAGCTGCCGCCGCCGGTCGAGGGGTACCTGGAATCGCTGGACGAGCCGCGGCGCGCGCTGCTGCAGTCCATCCTGTCCTGCTCGGCGATCGGCTCGCCGCAGACGGTGCGCGAGGCGATGGCGGCCTTCATCGAGCGCACCGGGGCGGACGAGCTGATGATCACCTCCAACATCTACGACCACGCCAAACGGCTGCGCTCCTACGAGATCGCCGCGGCGGTGCGCGACGAGCTCACAGGGCGTTGA
- a CDS encoding DUF1161 domain-containing protein — protein sequence MNTASASRLVLSLCLVAAAALPAVVWAERLECDALVEQIEAKLQANGVRHYRLDVVDADAEAQGRVVGTCNGGTAKIVYQRVPKAHAQKTRAMT from the coding sequence ATGAACACCGCTTCCGCCTCCCGCCTCGTCCTCAGCCTGTGCCTGGTCGCCGCGGCCGCGCTGCCGGCCGTGGTCTGGGCCGAGCGCCTGGAATGCGACGCGCTGGTCGAACAGATCGAGGCCAAGCTGCAGGCCAACGGCGTGCGCCACTACCGGCTGGACGTGGTCGATGCCGATGCCGAGGCCCAGGGCCGGGTCGTCGGGACCTGCAACGGCGGCACCGCCAAGATCGTCTACCAGCGCGTGCCCAAGGCCCATGCGCAGAAGACCCGCGCGATGACCTGA